A single Bosea sp. PAMC 26642 DNA region contains:
- a CDS encoding GDP-mannose 4,6-dehydratase — MIKGQRVLVTGAAGFIGSHLTEALLHAGADVTAMVRYGSASSIGNLSFLPTDLRASLKIVAGNVEDSDFVIRVMEGQDIVLHLAALIAIPYSYVAPRSYVRTNIEGTLNVMEAARRLGTKRVVHTSTSEVYGTAIRTPIDEDHPLQAQSPYSASKIGADKIADSYYRSFDTPVVVLRPFNTFGPRQSGRAFIPTIISQALERDAIHLGSLTPERDMTFVGDTVDGFIRAATTQGIDGETINLGTGETFTIGHFAHRILGLMNVDKPIVHDAARDRPSKSEVFKLVSANAKAASLMDWRPRTSIDDGLRAAIDFVSANRGLYSPTVYTV; from the coding sequence ATGATCAAGGGACAACGAGTTCTGGTAACGGGAGCCGCGGGTTTTATCGGAAGCCATCTGACCGAGGCGCTTCTGCACGCCGGCGCGGATGTGACCGCGATGGTGCGCTATGGTTCGGCCTCATCGATCGGGAACCTCAGTTTCCTGCCGACTGATCTGCGCGCATCATTAAAAATCGTTGCAGGCAACGTCGAAGACAGTGATTTTGTCATCCGCGTCATGGAGGGGCAGGACATCGTATTGCACCTCGCAGCCTTGATCGCGATCCCGTATTCCTATGTCGCGCCACGTTCCTACGTCCGGACCAATATCGAGGGTACGCTCAACGTCATGGAGGCGGCGCGGCGCCTTGGGACGAAGCGTGTGGTGCATACCAGCACCTCGGAGGTCTATGGCACTGCTATCCGCACGCCGATCGACGAGGACCACCCGCTCCAGGCGCAGTCGCCCTATTCCGCGAGCAAGATTGGCGCAGACAAGATCGCCGACTCCTATTACCGCTCCTTTGACACGCCCGTCGTTGTCTTGCGGCCGTTCAATACCTTCGGCCCACGCCAATCAGGCCGCGCCTTCATTCCGACGATCATCTCGCAGGCCCTGGAGCGCGATGCGATCCACCTCGGCTCGCTGACGCCGGAGCGAGACATGACGTTCGTCGGCGATACTGTCGACGGCTTTATCCGAGCCGCCACGACGCAGGGTATCGACGGCGAAACTATTAATCTGGGAACGGGGGAAACCTTTACGATCGGCCATTTCGCGCACCGGATTCTTGGACTGATGAACGTCGACAAGCCGATCGTGCATGATGCGGCGCGCGATCGTCCGAGCAAGAGCGAGGTGTTCAAGCTCGTATCCGCCAATGCAAAGGCGGCTAGCCTGATGGATTGGCGCCCTAGAACGTCCATCGATGATGGGCTCAGAGCCGCCATCGACTTCGTTTCCGCGAATCGCGGGCTTTATTCACCTACTGTCTACACGGTCTGA